A stretch of Desulfobacter hydrogenophilus DNA encodes these proteins:
- a CDS encoding substrate-binding domain-containing protein yields MKKFIVTSIALVHLFILGIVQAGADAARDYISIVGSSTVYPFATVVAETFGKKTRYKIPKIESTGSGGGHKLFGAGVGVKYPDITNSSSRITKSRLKKDFKNGVKDVVEVKIGYDGIVVANSRQAQVFRLTIKDLFLSLAKQVPVAGDTGALQPNPYKTWRQINPSLPDSKIEVLGPPPTSGTRDAFMELAMEGGANAFTWIAKLKKTDKKRYKVICNTLREDGAYIGAGENDNLIVEKLIKAPEALGVLGFSFLDQNTDKIQGSFINGVQPTFESISNGSYPLFRSLYIYVKKAHVDNIPGMREYLAEFTSENTWGDEGYLATKGLIPMPGEERRHYRKVVEELTPLTLDDLN; encoded by the coding sequence ATGAAAAAATTTATTGTCACTTCGATTGCCCTGGTTCATCTGTTTATTTTGGGGATAGTCCAGGCCGGTGCCGATGCCGCAAGGGACTATATTTCCATTGTCGGATCCTCAACTGTCTATCCTTTTGCCACTGTTGTTGCAGAAACTTTTGGAAAAAAAACCCGCTATAAAATTCCAAAAATTGAATCCACAGGATCCGGCGGCGGACATAAACTTTTTGGCGCCGGTGTTGGTGTAAAGTACCCGGATATCACCAACTCTTCGTCCCGGATCACAAAAAGCCGGCTGAAAAAAGATTTTAAAAATGGTGTAAAAGACGTCGTTGAGGTGAAAATCGGCTATGACGGCATTGTTGTGGCAAATTCCAGGCAGGCCCAGGTGTTCAGGTTGACTATAAAAGATCTGTTTCTCAGCCTTGCAAAACAGGTTCCTGTGGCGGGGGATACGGGTGCTTTGCAACCAAACCCTTATAAGACCTGGAGGCAAATAAATCCATCACTTCCTGATAGTAAAATTGAGGTGCTTGGGCCGCCGCCTACATCCGGAACCCGTGATGCGTTTATGGAACTGGCCATGGAAGGTGGTGCAAATGCATTTACATGGATAGCGAAATTGAAAAAAACCGATAAAAAAAGATACAAGGTAATCTGTAATACTCTTCGAGAAGACGGAGCCTATATTGGAGCCGGGGAAAATGATAACTTGATTGTGGAAAAATTGATCAAAGCCCCTGAGGCCTTAGGCGTTTTGGGTTTCTCGTTTCTGGACCAGAACACTGATAAGATACAGGGTTCTTTTATTAACGGTGTGCAGCCGACATTTGAGTCCATTTCCAACGGGTCCTATCCTTTATTCCGCTCTTTATATATTTATGTTAAAAAGGCCCATGTCGACAACATCCCCGGTATGAGGGAGTATCTGGCTGAGTTCACCAGTGAAAATACCTGGGGTGATGAGGGTTACCTGGCGACTAAAGGGTTGATTCCCATGCCTGGGGAGGAACGGCGACATTATAGAAAAGTTGTTGAAGAATTGACCCCCTTAACGTTGGATGATCTTAATTAA
- a CDS encoding HDOD domain-containing protein: MTAKEKNQGEQTIANAIALDILNSKVQIPPMPANGPKLMSLIRKSINDIKVDDFVKIIDSDPGLLSMILQLANSAYFKGIDEVYSLRSAIARIGLQETIDSANLYFFRRMLPKLPEIEGFQTQEYWAFSWACANAARRLGHPNIGMNVNPGELYIAGLLHGIGKLILAIQYPFEFTKCIQTAAKLNEPVHMAELNEFGTTDTNIASKLLGIWHIPSRVCTGIEFYQNPALAPEKDRKIAALLEFAYAVASMSGIGKNGDGCVTSLESTWIAGQSGLPLSKKEIQEAVVNEIHASLEEKSESVIGIVPQKQEPVSAPENSVFQHSDITNGKNSMSSKLNPTQGNSSKTGFFSWIRSLFH; encoded by the coding sequence ATGACGGCTAAAGAAAAAAATCAGGGAGAGCAAACCATTGCCAACGCCATCGCATTGGACATTTTAAATTCAAAAGTCCAAATACCTCCCATGCCGGCGAATGGGCCGAAACTGATGTCCCTGATTAGAAAATCAATTAATGATATAAAAGTGGATGATTTTGTAAAGATCATTGATTCAGATCCAGGGCTTTTATCCATGATTCTTCAATTGGCAAATTCCGCATATTTCAAAGGCATTGATGAGGTTTACAGTTTACGGTCAGCCATTGCCCGTATCGGACTTCAAGAGACCATCGATTCCGCCAACCTGTATTTTTTCCGGCGTATGCTTCCAAAGCTTCCTGAAATAGAGGGATTTCAAACCCAGGAATATTGGGCCTTTTCCTGGGCTTGCGCCAATGCGGCAAGACGTCTGGGGCATCCGAATATAGGCATGAATGTCAACCCGGGTGAGCTTTATATTGCAGGGTTGCTTCATGGTATTGGAAAATTAATTCTTGCAATTCAATATCCTTTTGAATTTACAAAATGCATTCAGACAGCAGCGAAACTAAACGAACCTGTTCATATGGCGGAGCTGAATGAGTTCGGAACGACGGACACCAATATCGCATCAAAATTGTTGGGGATCTGGCATATCCCTTCCCGGGTTTGTACGGGGATTGAATTTTATCAGAATCCTGCATTGGCACCGGAAAAAGATAGGAAGATCGCGGCATTGCTTGAGTTCGCCTATGCCGTGGCCTCCATGTCCGGTATTGGAAAAAACGGCGATGGCTGTGTCACCTCCCTTGAATCCACATGGATTGCCGGGCAATCGGGATTACCGTTGTCCAAAAAGGAAATTCAGGAAGCAGTCGTCAATGAGATCCACGCTTCCCTGGAAGAAAAATCGGAAAGCGTCATCGGTATCGTTCCCCAAAAACAAGAACCGGTATCCGCGCCAGAAAATTCAGTTTTTCAACATTCGGATATTACTAATGGAAAAAATTCAATGTCCTCCAAACTGAATCCAACCCAAGGCAATTCGTCTAAGACCGGTTTTTTCAGCTGGATACGTTCGCTGTTTCATTGA
- the pstC gene encoding phosphate ABC transporter permease subunit PstC produces the protein MTSIHLLLTLWMLTVAGYFIGRSKAFSVCAAQGGPSALHSRPFYYGILTSIWCAVPALIVFSFWHFFQSTIIMDMVMADLPDQIRSLPDARLNLVVNDIKNIVSGNTVSVQISPAIQAAADHYKSLEMTAHTALGVIITAITMVAIAGICLKITPTLRARNHVEKIVEVLLIACAVLAVFTTIGIVLSVLYESIRFFKIVPVHKFLFGFEWSPQMAIHAEQIGSSGAFGVVPIIFGTMLIAGIAMCVAVPLGIMSAIYLSEYANGKFRRIVKPLLGILGSIPTVVYGFFAALVVAPAIKEAGDILGFSVSSASALAAGVVTGIMLIPFVGSLSDDAINAVPQSLRDGALSLGSTRSETIIHVVLPAALPGIVGGVLLAVSRAIGETMIVVMAAGLSAHLTANPFEAVTTVTVQIVSLLVGEQEFDSAKTLAAFALGLVLFVATLILNVVALTVVRKYRAHYA, from the coding sequence ATGACATCGATTCATTTGCTTTTAACCCTTTGGATGCTGACCGTTGCAGGCTATTTTATAGGCCGCAGCAAGGCCTTTTCTGTTTGCGCAGCCCAGGGCGGTCCAAGTGCGCTTCATTCCAGACCCTTCTATTACGGGATTCTAACCTCCATTTGGTGTGCGGTGCCGGCCTTGATTGTTTTTTCGTTCTGGCATTTTTTTCAATCCACCATCATCATGGATATGGTGATGGCCGATCTTCCTGACCAGATCCGATCCCTGCCTGACGCCCGTCTTAATCTTGTTGTCAATGATATTAAAAATATTGTGTCCGGTAATACTGTGAGCGTTCAAATCAGTCCTGCCATCCAGGCTGCAGCCGATCATTACAAAAGCCTTGAGATGACTGCCCATACGGCGTTAGGCGTTATTATAACGGCAATAACTATGGTTGCCATTGCCGGCATATGTTTAAAAATAACACCCACGCTTCGGGCCAGGAATCATGTTGAAAAAATTGTTGAGGTTCTACTTATTGCCTGCGCCGTCTTAGCTGTTTTTACCACCATCGGTATTGTCCTTTCCGTACTTTATGAGTCAATTCGATTCTTCAAAATTGTGCCGGTACATAAATTTTTGTTCGGATTTGAATGGAGCCCCCAGATGGCTATTCATGCAGAGCAGATAGGTTCTTCCGGTGCATTCGGGGTGGTTCCAATTATTTTTGGTACCATGCTCATTGCGGGCATTGCCATGTGTGTGGCTGTGCCGTTAGGGATTATGTCTGCCATTTATCTATCTGAATATGCCAATGGAAAGTTTCGACGTATTGTCAAGCCGCTTTTAGGTATTCTGGGCAGCATACCTACGGTTGTTTACGGTTTTTTTGCCGCCCTTGTTGTGGCCCCGGCCATCAAGGAGGCAGGTGATATCCTGGGGTTTTCCGTATCTTCGGCGAGTGCTTTGGCAGCCGGGGTCGTTACGGGAATTATGCTCATTCCTTTTGTTGGCTCTTTATCTGATGATGCCATCAATGCGGTTCCTCAGTCCTTGCGGGACGGCGCCCTAAGCCTTGGTTCCACACGGAGTGAAACCATTATACATGTTGTGCTGCCCGCAGCCCTGCCCGGCATTGTGGGTGGGGTGCTGCTGGCCGTGTCCCGAGCCATTGGGGAGACCATGATTGTTGTGATGGCAGCCGGCCTGTCTGCACACCTGACCGCAAATCCTTTCGAGGCAGTTACAACGGTTACGGTGCAGATTGTCTCCCTGCTGGTGGGGGAACAGGAATTTGACAGTGCCAAGACCCTGGCTGCCTTTGCCCTGGGGCTTGTATTGTTTGTTGCTACCTTGATTTTAAACGTGGTGGCCCTTACGGTGGTCAGAAAGTACAGGGCACATTATGCATAA
- the rnhA gene encoding ribonuclease HI has product MFLYIAFLCPYILPMKFYAVARGRKTGIFTSWSEAERQVKGFAGARFKSFKTKQEALAFLEDPSYINSASSTKDIDCAPKKKKTTQHQTATYEYPENAVMVYTDGGAIGNPGPGGYGVVFETGETFSGGFNLTTNNRMELLAVIVALEALEGEARPICLHSDSRYVVNGITKNWAKTWKKKGWKKADGSPAMNPDLWQHLLDLLPSLDVRFIWVKGHAGNPLNEACDHLANSTARMPGLPDDTGYLKSRIDSD; this is encoded by the coding sequence ATGTTTCTTTACATTGCTTTTCTTTGCCCTTATATTCTGCCCATGAAATTCTACGCAGTGGCCAGGGGCCGAAAAACAGGAATATTCACATCATGGTCCGAGGCCGAGCGCCAGGTTAAAGGATTTGCAGGCGCCAGGTTCAAGAGTTTTAAAACAAAACAGGAGGCATTGGCTTTTCTGGAGGATCCGTCCTACATAAATTCTGCGTCTTCAACTAAAGATATTGATTGTGCCCCAAAAAAGAAAAAGACCACGCAGCACCAGACCGCCACTTATGAATACCCGGAAAATGCCGTGATGGTATATACGGACGGCGGGGCCATCGGTAACCCCGGCCCAGGTGGCTATGGTGTGGTCTTTGAAACAGGTGAAACCTTTTCCGGTGGGTTTAATCTGACCACCAACAACCGTATGGAACTTTTGGCTGTTATCGTGGCCCTTGAGGCCCTTGAAGGCGAGGCCCGCCCCATCTGCCTGCATTCGGATTCCCGATACGTTGTCAACGGTATTACCAAAAATTGGGCAAAAACATGGAAAAAAAAGGGCTGGAAAAAAGCTGACGGCTCCCCGGCCATGAATCCGGATTTGTGGCAGCATCTTCTGGATTTGCTGCCAAGTCTTGATGTCCGGTTTATCTGGGTAAAAGGCCATGCCGGCAACCCCTTGAACGAAGCCTGCGATCATCTGGCCAATTCAACAGCACGTATGCCCGGGCTGCCCGACGACACAGGTTATCTTAAAAGCCGCATAGACAGCGATTAA
- a CDS encoding MlaC/ttg2D family ABC transporter substrate-binding protein, translating to MNTIRTLVFFAFMLSAMSVFSQQAVAEDALSATQTLKVKIDAILDVLKNPEFEGDENKEVRRQKIRDIVLHGFDFGRMAQSSLGKHWRGKTPEEKQDFTLRFQRLIENTYIAKLETYTNEKVVYFDEQRKTKKDREYAKIQTQVITDDGTEIPIAYLMYRQGKDPWLVFDINIEGVSMVNNYRSQFGEFLSQKSFSQLLNDIDEKNSSQ from the coding sequence ATGAACACAATCAGAACACTGGTTTTCTTTGCATTCATGCTCTCTGCAATGTCTGTTTTTTCCCAACAGGCCGTGGCTGAAGACGCCTTATCAGCCACACAAACCCTTAAGGTCAAGATTGACGCTATCCTTGATGTGCTTAAAAACCCGGAGTTTGAAGGGGATGAGAACAAAGAGGTTCGCAGGCAAAAAATTCGTGACATCGTCCTGCATGGTTTTGATTTTGGCCGTATGGCCCAGTCCAGTCTTGGGAAACACTGGAGAGGGAAAACTCCGGAAGAAAAACAGGATTTTACGCTCCGGTTCCAGCGTCTGATTGAAAATACATATATCGCCAAGCTTGAAACCTATACCAATGAAAAGGTGGTCTACTTTGATGAGCAGCGTAAAACGAAAAAAGACCGAGAATACGCAAAAATTCAGACCCAGGTTATTACCGACGATGGTACAGAAATTCCCATAGCCTACCTGATGTACAGGCAGGGTAAAGATCCCTGGTTAGTCTTTGATATTAACATCGAAGGGGTTAGTATGGTTAATAATTACCGTTCCCAGTTCGGTGAATTCCTTAGTCAAAAATCGTTTTCACAGCTTCTCAACGATATTGATGAAAAAAATAGTTCTCAATAG
- a CDS encoding aldo/keto reductase, with translation MINLAEPNSFQNSKKKLTRVGLGGEGILRTTGQKDLAHAVIKEAYEQGIGYFDTARVYLDSEIYYGNYWGNNPDHRESIFHTSKSAERTREGAMADLTQTLTRLNTSYLDLWQIHDVRDERDLDLISRKGGAMEAFTKAKDLGLVKHIGVTGHHDPDILTQAVENWPVDAVLMPVNPVEEIIGGFLTQTLESAKRKGIAVIGMKVLGGKHYIAKNSGITAGLLTRFALSYDITTAIVECSNPDEVKELADAGRVQSALSDTEKKEIIKLFLPQAKRLAFYRGSVVTPHSLIFFSVLLIFTHNILCYNTLAQKNYVIFGMQNHNFYMQKTNHIRIKN, from the coding sequence ATGATAAATCTTGCCGAACCAAATTCTTTTCAGAATTCTAAAAAAAAGCTCACTCGGGTAGGTCTGGGTGGGGAAGGTATCCTTCGAACAACCGGACAAAAAGACCTGGCACATGCCGTTATTAAGGAAGCTTATGAACAGGGTATTGGCTATTTTGATACAGCACGGGTATATCTGGACAGTGAAATCTATTACGGGAATTACTGGGGAAACAACCCAGATCATCGAGAATCCATCTTCCATACCAGCAAATCTGCAGAGCGAACCCGAGAAGGGGCAATGGCAGATCTAACGCAGACTTTGACCCGGCTGAACACCTCATATCTTGACCTGTGGCAAATTCATGATGTCAGAGATGAAAGGGATCTTGACTTGATTTCCCGAAAAGGCGGTGCAATGGAAGCCTTTACAAAAGCTAAGGACCTGGGACTTGTAAAACATATTGGCGTTACAGGGCATCATGACCCTGATATATTAACACAGGCTGTAGAGAACTGGCCTGTAGATGCGGTCCTGATGCCTGTGAACCCGGTGGAGGAAATCATTGGCGGTTTTTTAACCCAAACGCTTGAATCTGCTAAAAGAAAAGGTATTGCCGTTATCGGAATGAAAGTTTTAGGCGGCAAACACTATATTGCAAAAAATTCCGGTATCACAGCAGGATTACTGACCCGGTTTGCTCTTTCGTATGATATCACAACCGCCATTGTGGAATGCAGTAACCCTGACGAAGTAAAAGAACTGGCTGATGCAGGCCGGGTTCAAAGCGCATTATCGGATACTGAAAAAAAAGAGATCATCAAACTGTTTTTACCCCAGGCAAAAAGGCTGGCATTCTACAGAGGAAGCGTTGTTACTCCCCATTCGCTTATTTTTTTTAGTGTTTTGTTAATTTTTACACACAATATATTGTGTTATAATACTCTTGCTCAGAAAAATTATGTCATATTTGGAATGCAAAATCATAATTTTTATATGCAAAAAACAAACCATATAAGAATTAAAAACTAA
- the pstB gene encoding phosphate ABC transporter ATP-binding protein PstB, whose translation MNQEQTTGRSFRRPGRHPLVDRTERTTVGQTTVENPKMSCRDVAVYYDSKKAISNITLDIGYNEVIAMIGPSGCGKSTFIRCLNRMNDTIEGCLVTGQIFMDGKNIYDNDVDVVPLRAQVGMVFQKPNPFPKSIYNNIAYGARIHGFVQNRDETDELVEGALKNAGLWSEVKDRLEMPGTSLSGGQQQRLCIARAIAVNPEVILMDEPCSSLDPIATAIIEELIDELKQNYTIAIVTHSMQQASRISQRTAYFHQGDLIEVGSTDQIFLNPLHQLTEDYITGRFE comes from the coding sequence ATGAATCAAGAACAAACAACTGGTCGTTCGTTCCGAAGGCCTGGACGTCATCCGCTGGTTGATCGGACAGAGCGGACAACCGTGGGGCAGACTACGGTTGAAAATCCCAAGATGAGCTGTCGAGATGTGGCGGTTTATTACGACTCCAAAAAAGCCATCAGCAATATTACCCTGGATATTGGTTACAACGAAGTGATTGCCATGATTGGGCCTTCCGGATGCGGTAAATCCACCTTTATACGCTGTTTGAATCGGATGAACGATACCATAGAAGGGTGTCTTGTGACCGGACAGATTTTCATGGACGGAAAAAATATATATGACAACGACGTGGATGTGGTGCCGCTAAGGGCCCAGGTGGGCATGGTTTTTCAAAAACCCAATCCCTTCCCCAAATCCATTTATAACAACATTGCCTATGGCGCAAGAATCCATGGTTTTGTCCAGAACCGGGACGAGACCGATGAACTGGTTGAGGGTGCTTTGAAAAACGCAGGTCTTTGGAGTGAAGTCAAGGATCGGCTGGAAATGCCGGGCACCAGCCTGTCCGGCGGACAGCAGCAGCGTCTGTGTATTGCAAGGGCCATTGCTGTGAACCCGGAGGTGATTCTCATGGATGAACCCTGTTCCTCCCTGGACCCCATTGCCACGGCCATTATCGAAGAACTTATTGATGAACTTAAACAGAACTATACTATTGCCATTGTAACCCACTCCATGCAGCAGGCATCCCGAATTTCCCAGCGTACTGCCTATTTTCACCAGGGAGATCTCATTGAAGTGGGGTCCACGGACCAGATATTCTTAAATCCGCTGCACCAGCTCACAGAAGATTATATCACCGGGCGATTCGAATAG
- a CDS encoding exodeoxyribonuclease III, whose product MSEKKQVRLISWNVNGLRAVLKKDFFDSVTGMDPDILMLQETKLQENQRSDQMIRFGDYESFWNYSTVKKGYSGVVSYTRITPDAVTTEFGKPEYDGEGRIIRMDFETFVLFNIYFPNGQMNDERLSYKLAFYDWFLDYTQKLRDEGKSIIVTGDFNTAHNEIDLKNPAPNAKRSGFLRIERDVLDKMVDMGYVDTFRHFYPEEVKYSWWSYRFNARKNNAGWRIDYFFVTRDLIENGIIKAAFIDNDIFGSDHCPVGLVVAV is encoded by the coding sequence ATGAGTGAAAAAAAACAAGTGAGACTGATTTCATGGAATGTAAACGGGCTTCGTGCGGTTTTGAAAAAGGATTTTTTTGATTCGGTAACCGGCATGGACCCGGATATTCTCATGCTTCAAGAGACAAAGCTTCAGGAGAATCAGCGCAGTGACCAAATGATTCGGTTTGGTGATTATGAAAGTTTCTGGAATTATTCGACCGTTAAAAAGGGTTACTCCGGCGTGGTCTCATACACGCGGATTACGCCGGATGCTGTGACCACAGAGTTTGGAAAGCCCGAGTATGACGGTGAAGGCCGGATAATAAGAATGGATTTTGAAACATTTGTTTTGTTTAACATCTATTTTCCCAATGGTCAGATGAACGATGAAAGACTTTCCTATAAATTAGCGTTTTATGATTGGTTTCTTGATTATACTCAGAAATTAAGAGATGAGGGAAAATCAATCATCGTCACCGGTGATTTTAACACGGCCCACAATGAAATCGATTTGAAAAATCCGGCGCCTAATGCCAAACGATCGGGTTTCTTAAGGATTGAGCGGGATGTGCTGGATAAAATGGTGGATATGGGATATGTGGACACCTTTCGCCATTTCTACCCCGAAGAGGTGAAATATTCGTGGTGGTCTTACCGTTTTAATGCAAGAAAAAATAATGCAGGATGGCGCATTGACTACTTTTTCGTCACCCGTGATCTCATTGAAAACGGTATTATAAAAGCCGCATTTATTGATAACGATATCTTTGGTTCTGATCACTGCCCGGTCGGATTAGTGGTTGCAGTGTAG
- the pstA gene encoding phosphate ABC transporter permease PstA gives MHNLNDEQSRVGTIDMVKKGLNRRHRKERRFRFFGCAAILISLSFLSLLLISIIFNGYTAFQQTVVRLDVLLDTDVIDKDDLADANYSKLIHNALLSISPDVTKHTDKRKLYGLVSISAAYILQDFVARNRDKIGTTIQIWVPADADVDMLMKGHIDLDKPESQRRIDERELAWVDQLVKRGQIKKVFNKTFFTAGDSREPELAGIRGAVCGSFYAIVITLSLSFPIGVAAAVYLEEFATKNRWTQIIEVNINNLAAVPSIVFGLLGLAVFLNFWGLPRSAPVVSGLVLALITLPSIIIGGRSSLREVPPSIREASFGIGASKIQMVAHHVLPQALPGMLSSTIIAMARALGETAPLLMIGMVAFIANIPAGFTDPSTVLPVQIFLWAGSPEKAFLEKASAAIMVLLIFLMVMNGMAVMLRKIFKKRQ, from the coding sequence ATGCATAATTTAAATGATGAACAGAGCAGGGTTGGGACCATAGATATGGTCAAAAAGGGGCTGAACAGACGTCACCGTAAAGAACGCAGGTTTCGTTTTTTCGGGTGTGCAGCCATTCTTATCAGTTTAAGCTTTCTGTCCCTGCTGTTGATCTCTATTATTTTCAACGGGTATACGGCTTTTCAGCAGACCGTGGTCCGGCTGGATGTCTTGCTGGATACCGACGTTATAGACAAGGATGACCTTGCAGATGCAAATTATTCCAAATTGATTCATAACGCTTTGTTGTCCATTTCTCCCGATGTGACAAAACATACTGATAAACGTAAATTGTACGGGCTTGTCAGTATCAGCGCCGCTTACATACTCCAGGATTTTGTGGCCAGAAACCGGGATAAAATTGGAACCACCATTCAGATATGGGTACCGGCCGATGCTGATGTGGACATGCTGATGAAAGGGCATATTGATTTAGATAAGCCGGAATCCCAAAGACGGATCGATGAACGGGAGCTTGCCTGGGTGGATCAACTGGTTAAGCGGGGACAGATCAAAAAGGTATTTAATAAAACTTTTTTCACCGCAGGAGATTCCAGGGAGCCTGAACTTGCCGGGATCCGTGGAGCGGTCTGTGGTTCCTTTTACGCCATTGTTATTACGCTGTCCCTCTCTTTTCCCATTGGGGTGGCGGCGGCTGTGTATCTGGAAGAATTTGCAACTAAAAACAGATGGACACAAATTATTGAGGTGAACATCAATAATCTGGCAGCCGTGCCTTCCATCGTATTCGGGTTGCTGGGGCTGGCCGTATTTTTAAATTTTTGGGGCCTTCCTAGATCCGCCCCGGTTGTCAGCGGGCTGGTTTTAGCCTTGATTACGCTGCCAAGCATTATTATCGGCGGCCGTTCCTCACTAAGGGAGGTGCCGCCTTCCATTCGTGAAGCAAGTTTTGGTATTGGTGCCTCCAAAATCCAGATGGTAGCACATCATGTTTTGCCCCAGGCCCTGCCGGGCATGCTCAGCAGCACCATTATCGCCATGGCCCGGGCTCTTGGGGAAACTGCGCCGCTTTTGATGATTGGTATGGTGGCCTTTATTGCAAATATCCCTGCCGGGTTCACAGATCCTTCCACGGTGCTGCCCGTACAGATTTTCCTGTGGGCAGGCAGTCCGGAAAAAGCCTTTTTAGAAAAAGCGTCGGCTGCCATCATGGTGCTTCTAATTTTTTTGATGGTCATGAACGGCATGGCTGTTATGTTGAGAAAAATATTTAAAAAAAGACAGTAA
- a CDS encoding ferritin family protein, producing MKFKSVDEILEFAIDRENAAVALYTSCAQEATSKELKQTFLAFAKEEEKHAAMLSDISGNKAKIDSYEFKKIPDLKISDYMVDSVYEKGMPMPDVLKLAMKNEEKAVKLYQLLADQTDNSDAKKLFLLLAQEESKHKLGLESMYDDYLADMDG from the coding sequence ATGAAGTTTAAATCCGTGGATGAAATACTGGAATTTGCCATTGACAGAGAAAATGCAGCTGTAGCTCTTTATACATCTTGTGCCCAGGAGGCGACTTCCAAAGAACTGAAACAGACCTTTCTTGCTTTTGCCAAAGAGGAAGAAAAACATGCGGCGATGCTTTCCGATATTTCGGGAAACAAGGCCAAGATTGACAGCTATGAATTCAAGAAAATTCCTGACCTTAAAATAAGCGACTACATGGTGGATTCCGTCTATGAAAAAGGTATGCCCATGCCCGACGTTTTGAAATTGGCCATGAAAAATGAGGAAAAAGCCGTTAAGCTGTATCAGCTTCTGGCGGACCAGACCGATAATTCCGATGCAAAAAAACTGTTTCTGCTCCTTGCGCAGGAAGAGTCCAAGCATAAACTTGGCCTGGAAAGCATGTATGATGATTATCTGGCTGATATGGACGGATAA